A portion of the Fulvia fulva chromosome 1, complete sequence genome contains these proteins:
- a CDS encoding Small glutamine-rich tetratricopeptide repeat-containing protein 2, which yields MCVCTCVITTTTTAREILIKQLVSRPTRTTGLPAYTDQRRRTLTPTMATDSRKRLALAIVDFLQSSLKDGTLQPEDADSIEIATNCIGDCFHVDPTDQTAIKDAVGGQNLLSIFGVYEKLKGKGAPAAAAGGATAGAAASATKDAGASTSGAPTEESEKLKGVGNAAMQKKDYQGAVDNYTKALEICPLNPIYLSNRAAAYSALSQHEFAKNDAELATATDPKYTKAWSRLGLAKFALGDAKGAMEAYKQGIDAEGNGGSEAMKKGYETAKRKVAEEEGDAAAQEIDDEPASRGAGGAGGMPDLGGLGGLASMLGGGGGGGGGMPDLGSLMQNPMMRQMAQNLMSNPDMMNNIMNNPRLREMAGQFGGGGGGGSGGSGGGMPDISQMMNDPALRDLASSFMGGGAGRGAGAGGNANQ from the exons ATGTGTGTATGTACATGTGTAATCACAACCACAACGACGGCGAGAGAAATATTGATTAAACAATTAGTTAGTCGTCCTACACGCACCACTGGACTTCCTGCATACACTGACCAAAGGCGACGTACATTAACCCCCACGATG GCTACCGACTCGCGAAAGCGCCTGGCGCTGGCCATTGTTGATTTCCTCCAGAGCTCACTCAAGGATGGCACACTACAGCCGGAGGACGCCGACTCGATCGAGATTGCCACCAACTGCATAGGAGACTGCTTCCACGTTGACCCGACCGACCAGACCGCCATCAAGGACGCAGTGGGAGGGCAGAACTTGCTGAGCATATTTGGTGTCTATGAAAAGCTGAAGGGCAAAGGCGCGCCGGCAGCAGCGGCAGGAGGGGCTACTGCAGGCGCAGCCGCGAGCGCTACCAAGGATGCTGGCGCTTCAACCAGCGGTGCCCCGACAGAGGAGAGCGAGAAGTTGAAGGGTGTCGGGAACGCTGCCATGCAAAAGAAGGACTACCAGGGTGCAGTGGACAACTACACCAAGGCTCTCGAGATCTGCCCTTTGAACCCCATCTACTTGTCCAACCGTGCTGCAGCATACAGCGCGCTAAGCCAGCACGAATTTGCCAAGAACGATGCCGAACTTGCGACTGCCACTGATCCAAAGTACACGAAGGCATGGTCTAGATTAGGTCTGGCCAAGTTTGCACTGGGCGATGCCAAGGGAGCAATGGAGGCATACAAACAGGGCATCGATGCAGAGGGTAACGGGGGCAGCGAGGCCATGAAGAAGGGCTACGAGACTGCCAAGCGCAAGGTCGCAGAAGAAGAAGGCGATGCTGCTGCCCAAGAGATTGACGATGAGCCGGCGTCCCGTGGCGCAGGAGGAGCTGGTGGCATGCCAGATCTTGGTGGCCTCGGTGGACTAGCATCAATGCTCGGCGGTGGTGGTGGCGGCGGAGGTGGCATGCCAGATCTGGGCAGTCTGATGCAGAACCCGATGATGCGGCAGATGGCACAGAATCTCATGTCCAACCCAGACATGATGAACAACATTATGAACAACCCACGACTGAGAGAAATGGCCGGCCAATTCGGTGGTGGTGGCGGTGGAGGTAGCGGCGGCTCTGGCGGTGGCATGCCCGATATCTCTCAGATGATGAATGATCCCGCACTCCGAGATCT CGCATCGTCCTTCATGGGCGGAGGTGCTGGTCGTGGCGCTGGCGCTGGCGGCAATGCTAACCAATGA